The following proteins are encoded in a genomic region of Chryseobacterium cucumeris:
- a CDS encoding glycosyltransferase family 2 protein — MNLSIVIPLLNEEDSLEELFSRIDKVCTTSNLSYEIWFVDDGSTDLSWSIIENMKVQYPQIHAIKFSRNYGKSQALHAAFERTNGDVVITMDADLQDFPEEIPELYNMVIHDNYDIVSGWKKKRFDNVMTKNIPSKLFNAAARKVSGVYLHDFNCGLKAYKRQVVKSVDVYGDMHRYIPVLAANAGFRRITEKEVQHQARPYGTSKFGTERFIRGFLDLITLWFVSRFGGRPMHFFGAVGTLMFIVGFLSALWLGISKLIDVARGIYGHLITNNPWFFIALTMMIMGTLLFIAGFLGEMIIRTNREHKNYNIDEVI, encoded by the coding sequence ATGAATTTATCTATAGTTATTCCGTTACTGAACGAAGAAGACTCTCTGGAAGAACTTTTTTCAAGAATTGATAAAGTGTGTACAACCAGTAATTTATCTTATGAAATCTGGTTTGTAGACGACGGAAGTACGGATTTGTCGTGGAGTATTATTGAGAATATGAAAGTTCAGTATCCTCAGATCCACGCTATTAAATTTTCCAGAAATTATGGAAAATCACAGGCGCTTCATGCCGCTTTTGAAAGAACAAACGGTGATGTAGTAATTACAATGGATGCCGATTTACAGGATTTCCCAGAAGAAATTCCGGAACTGTACAATATGGTGATTCATGATAATTATGATATTGTTTCCGGTTGGAAAAAGAAGCGTTTTGATAATGTAATGACGAAAAATATTCCGTCAAAACTATTCAATGCGGCAGCGAGAAAAGTTTCAGGAGTTTACCTTCATGACTTCAACTGTGGTTTGAAAGCTTATAAAAGACAGGTGGTAAAATCGGTTGATGTGTACGGAGATATGCACCGTTATATTCCGGTATTGGCTGCCAATGCAGGTTTCAGAAGAATTACCGAGAAAGAAGTACAGCACCAGGCAAGACCTTATGGAACTTCAAAATTCGGAACGGAAAGATTTATCAGAGGATTTCTGGATCTGATAACCCTTTGGTTTGTAAGCCGTTTCGGAGGAAGACCAATGCATTTCTTCGGAGCAGTGGGAACTTTAATGTTTATTGTTGGTTTTCTTTCAGCACTTTGGCTAGGAATTTCTAAACTGATTGATGTGGCAAGAGGAATCTACGGACATTTGATTACCAATAACCCTTGGTTCTTTATTGCATTAACCATGATGATTATGGGAACCCTTCTCTTTATTGCAGGATTCTTGGGAGAAATGATCATAAGAACCAACCGTGAGCATAAGAACTATAATATTGATGAAGTGATATAA
- a CDS encoding GIN domain-containing protein — protein sequence MKKVVYTLMLMAVVSCGKVSPKGNIEKKDVDVSEFVNLDLAGKFRVFYARGPKNFVEIETYPNVASNLDVDVKDKTLFIKEKRGTKGVDFYNVTIYSKYNLEKVAVSDSVEVNISSEIKTDNFRLNMKNNASFMGSVNTRRAEVEMHNRSRANFLGLSKDAVIKISDTASLIAPYWKITNLNIDSKNGNYAEVNVKDSLKGHIQNTAKFVYYNDPIRAFKIDKTTKVENKKLD from the coding sequence ATGAAAAAAGTTGTATACACATTGATGCTGATGGCAGTAGTTTCCTGCGGAAAAGTTTCTCCAAAAGGGAATATTGAAAAGAAAGATGTGGATGTTTCGGAATTCGTTAACCTTGATCTGGCAGGTAAATTCCGTGTATTTTATGCCAGAGGTCCGAAAAATTTTGTAGAAATAGAAACTTATCCTAATGTAGCAAGCAATCTGGATGTGGATGTAAAAGATAAAACCCTTTTCATTAAAGAAAAAAGAGGAACAAAAGGAGTCGATTTTTATAATGTAACGATTTATTCCAAATATAATCTTGAAAAAGTAGCTGTTTCAGATTCTGTGGAAGTGAATATTTCAAGCGAAATCAAAACAGATAATTTCAGACTTAACATGAAAAATAACGCAAGCTTCATGGGATCTGTAAACACAAGAAGAGCAGAAGTGGAAATGCATAACAGAAGCCGCGCCAACTTTTTGGGATTATCTAAAGATGCAGTGATAAAGATTTCAGATACAGCAAGTTTAATTGCACCTTACTGGAAAATCACCAATCTGAATATTGATTCTAAAAACGGTAATTATGCAGAAGTAAATGTAAAAGATTCTTTAAAAGGACATATTCAGAACACAGCAAAATTTGTCTATTATAACGATCCCATCAGAGCGTTTAAAATTGATAAAACAACGAAAGTCGAAAACAAAAAGCTGGATTAA
- a CDS encoding phospho-sugar mutase has protein sequence MNTLEKAKLWLSDTFDKETRDAVQTLIDSNSPDLEDSFYRELEFGTGGMRGIMGVGTNRLNKYTLGQATQGLANYMLQQFKGEEIKVAIAYDVRNNSKEFGKLVADVLTANGIKVLLFKDHRPTPELSFTVRDKKCNGGIVLTASHNPPEYNGYKVYWNDGAQIVPPNDEAIINEVYSVKFEEIKFNGNDDLIEWIGEEQDDVYIDACIENSTYQNVGKENLNIVFTSIHGTTYTTVPKALEKAGFKKVDLVREQMIPSGNFPTVESPNPEEPAALEMAMDLARITNADIVIGTDPDGDRLGIAVRNLDSEMQLLNGNQTNTILTYYILNEWRKQGKITGKEFIGSTIVTSDIFFDIAQKFGVECKVGLTGFKWIGKMIREAEGTQKFVCGGEESFGFMTGDFVRDKDSCGSILLACEIAAWCKANGKTMYQYMIEIYEDLGMYYEGLINIVRKGKEGAEEIQNMMKNFRENPPKELAGSPVEEVKDFKEQTSLTVSTNVKKVMNDIPKSNVLIYYTQDGTKVCVRPSGTEPKIKFYVSVKDSITSEADFRDKLKSLEAKIGAVKTDLKLD, from the coding sequence ATGAATACACTAGAAAAAGCGAAACTTTGGTTAAGTGATACCTTCGATAAAGAAACAAGAGATGCTGTACAGACGTTGATCGACAGCAATTCCCCTGATCTGGAAGATTCTTTCTACAGAGAACTGGAATTCGGAACAGGAGGTATGCGTGGGATAATGGGAGTAGGAACCAATCGCTTGAATAAATATACATTAGGACAAGCGACTCAGGGATTGGCTAATTATATGCTTCAGCAGTTCAAAGGAGAAGAGATTAAAGTGGCTATCGCTTATGATGTTCGTAATAACTCAAAAGAATTTGGAAAACTGGTAGCAGATGTTTTAACAGCCAACGGAATTAAAGTTTTACTTTTCAAAGATCACAGACCGACTCCTGAATTGTCTTTCACGGTACGTGATAAAAAATGTAACGGAGGAATCGTATTAACGGCTTCTCACAACCCACCAGAATACAACGGTTACAAAGTATACTGGAATGACGGCGCACAGATTGTTCCGCCTAATGATGAAGCCATTATCAATGAAGTGTATTCTGTGAAATTTGAAGAAATTAAATTCAACGGAAATGATGATCTGATCGAATGGATCGGAGAGGAGCAGGACGATGTGTATATCGATGCATGTATTGAAAACTCTACGTATCAGAACGTTGGAAAAGAAAATTTAAATATTGTTTTCACCTCTATCCATGGAACAACCTATACAACTGTTCCCAAAGCCCTTGAAAAAGCAGGCTTCAAAAAAGTAGATCTTGTAAGAGAACAGATGATCCCAAGCGGAAATTTCCCAACAGTAGAGTCTCCAAACCCGGAAGAGCCTGCAGCATTGGAAATGGCAATGGATCTGGCAAGAATTACCAATGCAGATATCGTGATCGGAACAGACCCGGATGGGGACAGATTAGGAATCGCCGTAAGAAATCTTGATAGTGAAATGCAATTATTGAACGGAAACCAAACCAATACCATCCTTACGTATTACATTCTGAATGAGTGGAGAAAACAAGGGAAAATTACCGGAAAAGAGTTCATTGGTTCTACCATCGTAACTTCCGATATCTTCTTTGATATTGCACAGAAATTCGGTGTAGAATGCAAAGTAGGTCTTACTGGATTCAAATGGATTGGAAAAATGATCCGTGAAGCAGAAGGAACTCAGAAATTTGTATGTGGTGGTGAGGAAAGTTTCGGATTTATGACCGGTGACTTCGTTCGTGATAAAGACTCTTGCGGAAGTATTCTTTTAGCCTGCGAAATTGCAGCTTGGTGCAAAGCCAACGGAAAAACAATGTATCAGTACATGATTGAGATCTATGAGGATCTTGGAATGTATTATGAAGGATTAATCAATATCGTTAGAAAAGGAAAAGAAGGAGCTGAAGAAATTCAGAATATGATGAAAAACTTCCGTGAAAATCCTCCGAAGGAACTGGCAGGATCACCGGTAGAAGAAGTAAAGGATTTCAAAGAACAAACCAGCCTTACCGTTTCTACCAACGTGAAAAAAGTAATGAATGATATTCCAAAGTCTAACGTTTTGATCTATTATACACAGGATGGAACAAAAGTATGCGTAAGACCTTCAGGAACAGAACCAAAAATCAAATTTTATGTTTCTGTAAAGGATTCCATTACTTCAGAAGCAGATTTCAGAGACAAATTAAAATCATTGGAAGCCAAAATAGGAGCCGTTAAAACAGATTTGAAACTGGATTAA
- a CDS encoding DUF4199 domain-containing protein, which yields MTKSPSTLGIILFIATMIVFFVVYTFFSGINYFDISLKANAFVLPLLYAGAAFWSVKSYWNNHRVVKFKDAFKRAFVPMFIGGILSIFSIYAFLTFVDPAAKSLLNYQYVQRQKSELDTEYTSARKILKHQKDIDELDQKYKERLQSFTPEAVKGKDMLTASHFSGYFAAILIFYVVLSVFFGAFFRTRTIHQPEETNQA from the coding sequence ATGACAAAAAGTCCATCAACACTAGGAATTATACTTTTTATCGCTACAATGATCGTTTTTTTTGTAGTATATACTTTTTTCTCAGGAATCAATTATTTTGATATCTCTTTGAAAGCCAATGCTTTTGTTTTGCCTCTTTTATATGCCGGAGCTGCTTTCTGGTCTGTAAAATCTTACTGGAACAACCATAGAGTGGTGAAATTTAAAGATGCTTTCAAAAGAGCATTCGTTCCGATGTTCATCGGAGGAATTCTTTCTATTTTTAGTATTTATGCTTTTTTAACTTTTGTAGATCCTGCAGCTAAAAGCCTTTTGAACTATCAATATGTTCAAAGACAAAAATCAGAACTGGATACAGAATATACTTCAGCAAGAAAAATTCTGAAGCATCAGAAGGATATTGATGAACTGGATCAGAAATACAAGGAAAGACTGCAAAGCTTCACTCCTGAGGCAGTTAAAGGAAAAGATATGCTTACCGCAAGTCATTTTTCAGGATATTTTGCAGCAATTCTTATATTTTACGTAGTTTTGTCGGTGTTTTTCGGAGCATTTTTCAGAACAAGAACAATACATCAGCCCGAAGAAACCAATCAAGCCTAA
- a CDS encoding pyridoxal phosphate-dependent aminotransferase has product MKVSKLAANLIGSEIVKIGNEVNDLKAKGAEIANLTIGDLNSNIYPIPALLKEEIQKAYQNNLTNYPPANGLLSLRKEVSKDLKKRWNLDYSPNDILITAGSRPLIYAVYKTIVDEGDKVVYPTPSWNNNHYAYLTSANAVEVKTKPETNFLPTADDLRPHLDGAVLLALCSPLNPTGTMFTKEQLSEICELVIAENKKRGEDQKPLYLMYDQIYSCLTFGAEHVDPVSLFPEMKDYTIYIDGISKCLAATGVRVGWGFGPAHILDKMKALLTHVGAWAPKPEQEATAKFYENSENVDVFVNDFKAKLENSLKVLHNGVQDLKAKGLAVDSIEPMGALYLTIKLDYIGKTKPDGAVIENSSDLVFYLINEAGVALVPFSAFGEEKSEPWFRASVGGLAVDEIKVMLPKLESALNNLK; this is encoded by the coding sequence GTGAAAGTTTCAAAATTAGCAGCGAACCTGATCGGTTCTGAAATTGTAAAAATTGGTAACGAAGTAAATGATCTAAAAGCAAAAGGAGCGGAAATTGCCAATCTTACTATTGGTGATCTGAATTCTAACATTTATCCTATTCCGGCATTGCTGAAGGAAGAGATTCAGAAAGCATATCAGAATAATTTGACGAACTATCCGCCTGCCAACGGACTTTTATCTTTAAGAAAAGAAGTTTCCAAAGACCTTAAAAAAAGATGGAACCTGGATTATTCTCCTAACGATATTCTGATTACGGCAGGATCAAGACCTTTGATCTATGCGGTGTACAAAACCATTGTAGACGAAGGAGATAAAGTAGTGTATCCTACACCATCATGGAACAACAATCACTATGCTTATCTTACTTCTGCCAATGCTGTAGAAGTGAAAACAAAACCTGAAACCAATTTCCTTCCGACTGCTGATGATTTAAGACCTCACTTAGATGGAGCCGTTTTATTAGCTTTGTGTTCTCCATTGAACCCTACAGGAACCATGTTTACAAAAGAACAGCTTTCAGAAATCTGTGAACTGGTTATTGCTGAAAACAAAAAAAGAGGTGAAGATCAGAAACCGTTATACTTAATGTATGACCAGATCTACTCTTGCCTTACATTCGGTGCTGAGCACGTAGATCCGGTTTCTCTTTTCCCTGAAATGAAAGACTACACCATCTATATTGACGGTATTTCAAAATGCCTTGCTGCAACCGGAGTACGTGTAGGATGGGGATTCGGACCTGCTCATATTCTTGATAAAATGAAGGCACTTCTTACTCACGTTGGAGCATGGGCTCCAAAACCAGAGCAGGAAGCAACGGCTAAATTCTATGAAAACTCAGAGAACGTTGATGTTTTTGTTAACGACTTTAAAGCTAAACTTGAAAACAGCTTAAAAGTACTTCACAACGGAGTTCAGGATTTAAAGGCAAAAGGACTTGCTGTTGACAGCATCGAACCAATGGGTGCTCTTTACCTTACCATCAAACTTGATTATATCGGAAAAACAAAACCTGACGGAGCTGTCATTGAAAACTCTTCAGATCTTGTTTTCTACTTAATCAATGAAGCAGGAGTGGCTTTGGTACCGTTCTCAGCTTTCGGAGAAGAAAAATCAGAACCTTGGTTCCGTGCTTCTGTAGGAGGATTGGCTGTAGATGAGATCAAGGTAATGCTTCCAAAACTGGAAAGTGCTTTGAACAATTTAAAATAA